The Trypanosoma brucei gambiense DAL972 chromosome 10, complete sequence genome has a segment encoding these proteins:
- a CDS encoding ubiquitin fusion degradation protein, putative, with translation MYPGKESPEIFRGSLRAFPSVFASTDAKINSGSRVILPPTCLQKLSTMRVAYPLQFKLRNGKRGVTCYAGVLEFSAEEGHIVMPAWMFTAMGLCEGSTVSIETCTLPPGGLIKLRPQESNFLQLSNPKNVLEMRLSDYPVLTKGTSIVLDYLDRDFVIDVISITDDTGKSVDAISTVRADTQATELKVEFERPLDMPPSPTESERQMPQGGNIIGADDAVEFAPFVLQPPTIGNQPQPARAKQPKEEAKAAFVPFMGVGRRIDGKSTVEEKSDTGGHRVAKTQEEMAQEAREMRLKAFGRFNAAKN, from the coding sequence ATGTATCCTGGAAAGGAGAGCCCAGAGATATTTAGAGGATCTTTGAGAGCCTTTCCCAGTGTGTTCGCGAGTACGGACGCCAAAATTAATAGCGGCTCACGCGTCATATTGCCCCCAACATGCTTGCAGAAATTGTCAACCATGAGGGTCGCTTACCCGCTGCAATTCAAACTGCGCAATGGTAAACGGGGAGTGACGTGCTATGCAGGAGTGCTTGAATTCAGCGCAGAGGAAGGTCATATTGTTATGCCAGCCTGGATGTTCACTGCGATGGGGCTGTGCGAGGGCAGCACCGTTTCCATCGAGACATGTACACTGCCACCCGGAGGTCTTATCAAGTTACGGCCGCAGGAAAGCAACTTCCTCCAGCTGAGCAACCCAAAGAATGTTTTGGAGATGCGGCTGAGTGACTACCCAGTTCTTACCAAGGGAACGTCCATTGTTCTGGACTACCTTGACAGGGACTTCGTTATCGATGTTATTAGTATCACGGATGACACGGGCAAAAGCGTCGATGCCATATCCACAGTGCGGGCTGACACGCAAGCAACTGAACTCAAAGTTGAGTTTGAACGCCCCCTCGATATGCCCCCGTCACCAACAGAAAGCGAACGCCAGATGCCACAGGGAGGTAACATAATTGGAGCCGATGACGCCGTCGAATTCGCTCCGTTTGTGCTTCAGCCACCTACCATCGGCAATCAACCTCAACCAGCGCGTGCGAAGCAACCGAAAGAAGAAGCGAAGGCAGCGTTTGTTCCATTTATGGGAGTGGGACGACGTATCGACGGGAAATCGAcggttgaagaaaaaagcgaCACCGGTGGTCACCGTGTTGCAAAGACGCAGGAGGAAATGGCTCAAGAGGCACGAGAAATGCGGTTGAAGGCTTTTGGCAGATTCAACGCAGCAAAAAACTGA
- a CDS encoding protein kinase, putative → MVSFSIDGRIEQRYKILCHIGSGAYGVVWCALDRVTKMKVAIKKVYDAFGNRQDAQRTYREVMLLSTLQLDNIVPLLNVIRSINGTDLYLVFELAETDLSVVLRHNIMESVQRQYVAYQIVYAVAGLHARGVIHRDLKPANVFLNSDCNIKLGDFGLARCFNTQGGDNDLTEYIATRWYRSPEVLVKSTCYTTAMDMWAVGCILGELFTGSPLFTGNSTLHQIGLIVAALGEPSAEDLESLKSEETWPLIDSLPAIDPDPLPERLSKYNADAVDLICKCIVFDPNKRPTAREALQHPYFAPFTSPSDFEELDKAVPIKLPFPDEEERPADQYRSALYDIIGNRRKQKLAL, encoded by the coding sequence ATGGTGTCGTTCAGCATCGATGGACGAATTGAACAGCGGTACAAAATATTGTGCCACATTGGAAGCGGGGCGTACGGAGTCGTTTGGTGTGCTCTTGACAGGgtgacaaaaatgaaagtggCAATCAAAAAGGTATACGACGCATTTGGAAATAGACAAGACGCACAACGAACCTACCGCGAGGTGATGCTCCTTAGCACTCTGCAGCTCGACAACATTGTTCCTTTGCTAAATGTAATTCGGTCCATCAATGGAACGGACCTCTATCTCGTATTTGAACTTGCCGAAACTGATTTGTCGGTTGTACTGCGGCATAACATCATGGAGTCCGTACAGCGGCAATACGTAGCTTACCAAATTGTCTATGCCGTTGCTGGTTTGCACGCCCGTGGGGTGATTCATCGGGACTTGAAGCCTGCCAATGTTTTTCTGAACTCAGACTGCAACATCAAGCTGGGCGACTTTGGCCTCGCGCGCTGCTTCAATACACAAGGTGGCGACAACGACCTCACTGAATACATAGCAACGCGCTGGTATCGATCGCCAGAGGTTCTCGTGAAGTCCACGTGCTACACAACAGCTATGGACATGTGGGCCGTTGGTTGCATTTTGGGTGAATTGTTTACCGGTTCCCCTTTGTTCACGGGGAACTCAACATTGCACCAAATCGGGTTGATTGTTGCCGCCCTTGGCGAGCCATCGGCCGAGGACCTCGAGAGTTTGAAATCCGAAGAAACTTGGCCACTCATAGATTCTCTGCCTGCGATTGACCCAGATCCGTTACCTGAGCGGCTGAGTAAATACAACGCAGACGCCGTGGACTTAATATGTAAATGTATTGTCTTTGATCCCAACAAGCGGCCAACGGCGCGGGAGGCTCTGCAGCACCCTTACTTTGCTCCTTTTACGTCCCCGAGTGACTTCGAGGAGCTCGACAAGGCTGTGCCCATCAAACTCCCATTTCcggatgaggaggagagaCCCGCGGATCAATATAGGAGTGCGTTATACGATATTATTGGAAACCGTCGAAAGCAAAAGTTAGCCTTGTAA
- a CDS encoding 40S ribosomal protein S8, putative: MPQNEYIELAQKRYGRRLDHAERMRKRNARKVHTEAKRLRTVRGIKAKIAAKERYAEKAEIRKKIREHEEKQTTERVKEKGPKNALPSFLMDRSEADRAKVLSNSLKQKRKEKAGKWAVPIEKVKPVSEDEMLRAVTSGKRGKKSWKRMVNKVTFVGETFTRRLPKYERFIRPMALRFKKAHVTHPELKATFQLPIIGVKKNPQGKMYTGLGVITKGTVIEVNVSDLGLVTPSGKVVWGKYAQVTNNPENDGCINAVLLV, from the coding sequence ATGCCGCAAAATGAGTATATCGAACTCGCGCAGAAGCGTTACGGGCGCCGCCTCGACCATGCAGAGCGAATGAGAAAGCGCAACGCCCGTAAGGTTCACACGGAGGCGAAAAGGCTTCGGACAGTGCGGGGCATAAAAGCAAAGATAGCAGCTAAGGAGCGTTACGCGGAGAAGGCGGAGATTCGCAAGAAAATTCGCGAGCATGAGGAAAAGCAGACTACTGAGCgggtaaaagagaaagggccAAAGAATGCATTGCCTAGCTTTCTCATGGACCGTAGTGAGGCCGATCGCGCAAAGGTTCTTTCCAACTCTCTGAAACAGAAGCGCAAGGAGAAGGCTGGGAAGTGGGCGGTGCCGATCGAGAAGGTGAAGCCAGTCAGCGAGGATGAAATGCTGCGGGCGGTGACATCTGGTAAGCGAGGTAAGAAGTCGTGGAAGCGTATGGTGAATAAGGTTACGTTTGTTGGTGAGACCTTCACCCGACGACTTCCAAAGTACGAGCGCTTCATTCGCCCCATGGCCCTCCGTTTCAAGAAGGCACACGTAACGCATCCCGAGCTGAAGGCAACTTTTCAGTTGCCCATCATtggagtaaagaaaaaccCACAGGGGAAAATGTACACCGGTTTGGGAGTCATTACAAAAGGTACTGTCATTGAAGTGAACGTATCGGACCTCGGGTTGGTGACACCCTCCGGAAAGGTGGTGTGGGGGAAGTATGCGCAAGTCACCAACAACCCAGAGAATGACGGGTGTATCAACGCTGTGTTATTGGTGTAG
- a CDS encoding T. brucei spp.-specific protein, translated as MPYKLGVAPTKRDLVAVPPRGAGGFSYRVWEINSTPRPDASAAEDEPEISRKVQQRIHTMLQNWEQRTSQIILKWGEMGVKSPDHSRLVWRQAMEEKEMVKIQRGRDKLKAERQRKQRWSQKSGWLATKAWDRQGGAVTTGGTDNGREGKRGVGPHDSMRTPEAAPLASTSLYSSTSHRKSSEWRTTSVSRGTSVSLYSSIPKQSTLYTNETEGTTRNSSDSSDYSSASD; from the coding sequence ATGCCATATAAGTTGGGTGTCGCCCCCACCAAGCGCGACTTGGTAGCGGTACCGCCACGCGGCGCCGGTGGCTTTTCATACCGAGTGTGGGAAATTAATTCAACCCCGCGGCCTGATGCCAGCGCGGCTGAAGACGAACCGGAAATCAGTAGAAAGGTCCAGCAACGTATTCACACTATGTTGCAGAACTGGGAACAGAGAACATCGCAGATTATACTGAAATGGGGCGAAATGGGGGTTAAATCTCCAGACCACTCGCGCCTTGTGTGGCGACAGGCtatggaggaaaaggaaatggtgaAGATTCAACGGGGACGGGATAAACTAAAAGCGGAACggcaaaggaaacaaaggtgGAGTCAGAAGTCTGGATGGTTGGCCACAAAAGCATGGGATCGGCAAGGTGGTGCGGTGACGACAGGAGGCACTGATAATGGCCGTGAAGGCAAGCGTGGTGTTGGACCACATGACAGTATGCGCACACCAGAGGCAGCCCCGCTTGCGAGCACATCTCTGTACTCCTCTACGAGCCACAGGAAGTCATCCGAGTGGAGGACCACTTCCGTTAGCCGAGGTACTTCTGTCTCTCTGTATAGCTCAATTCCAAAACAAAGTACGCTATATACAAACGAAACAGAGGGTACTACGCGAAATTCTTCGGATTCTAGTGATTACAGTTCCGCTTCTGATTAG
- a CDS encoding cop9 signalosome complex subunit, putative gives MRDVHAFEDTLERPHHCPSWRLGVLFLEVVCTLSLCAPSFFSFFIPLSGITIHTCGQRAMIKEGGNEVGSLGWAESQAVSLVATGDLDGWRIFVQQHLEGAARADIWAVVAARSFNILKEMVITSPHCAPFALEAGIVLLGAHSRCSTGASPTIFAMRETVAEWCVLAGNERLAQQTWCSMLPAKDDVVSLEIVTKILSSALRTRDYAVAEAEYPRGISLYKALSEDPTAATAVNGFLYYLGTVLMAWHRFTDASLRFAELYERTKDATHLQLAVVSVIQSDASPVRTRRLRVYQKDENALLLGDLQAILNRAAQLHLLRPSELQCFLQLAGLSSDDDVAAAKEAFAQHNLEVVSQMYCNATFERLGVVIGITPADVERLVSRMVSEHRLDARLDQVDEVVIFNRLKRTSVLEDWDGRISIISKELSHAVDLITGRYPELFESPVL, from the coding sequence ATGAGGGATGTACACGCGTTCGAGGATACACTTGAGAGGCCACACCACTGTCCTTCATGGAGGTTAGGTGTATTATTTCTTGAAGTTGTATGCACGTTGAGCTTATgtgctccttcttttttttcgttttttattcCCCTCAGCGGTATAACAATACACACCTGTGGCCAAAGGGCCATGAtaaaggaggggggaaatgaggTCGGTAGTCTCGGATGGGCCGAATCACAAGCCGTTTCCCTTGTTGCAACCGGGGATCTGGACGGGTGGAGGATTTTCGTTCAGCAGCATCTTGAAGGAGCTGCGAGAGCCGACATTTGGGCGGTGGTCGCTGCTCGCTCCTTCAATATTTTGAAGGAAATGGTAATTACGTCGCCACATTGCGCTCCCTTTGCCCTCGAAGCGGGAATTGTGTTGTTAGGTGCACACAGTCGCTGTAGTACTGGAGCAAGCCCCACAATTTTTGCGATGCGCGAGACCGTTGCCGAGTGGTGCGTGCTTGCAGGCAACGAACGTCTAGCGCAACAGACATGGTGCTCCATGCTCCCAGCAAAGGATGATGTAGTATCGCTCGAAATCGTGACAAAAATCCTCAGCAGCGCGCTTCGTACACGCGATTATGCAGTGGCGGAGGCAGAGTACCCGCGTGGAATCTCACTCTACAAGGCCCTTTCGGAGGATCCTACTGCGGCTACCGCCGTAAATGGATTTTTGTATTACCTCGGCACGGTCTTGATGGCATGGCATCGTTTTACTGATGCCTCATTGCGTTTCGCTGAGCTGTATGAACGGACCAAAGATGCCACACATCTTCAACTTGCGGTTGTGTCCGTCATACAATCAGATGCTAGTCCAGTACGTACACGGCGGCTCCGCGTTTATCAGAAGGACGAAAACGCGTTGCTTCTCGGTGATTTGCAGGCCATACTCAACCGGGCAGCCCAGTTGCATCTGTTGCGGCCCTCCGAACTGCAGTGTTTTCTTCAATTGGCAGGGCTGTCGTCTGACGATGACGTTGCCGCGGCCAAAGAAGCTTTCGCGCAGCACAATCTCGAGGTAGTTTCTCAGATGTACTGCAATGCTACTTTTGAGCGGCTTGGAGTTGTTATCGGCATTACCCCTGCCGACGTAGAACGACTCGTGTCTCGGATGGTTTCGGAACATAGACTGGACGCCAGGCTTGACCAAGTGGACGAGGTAGTGATATTTAACCGGCTGAAGCGCACCTCAGTGTTAGAGGACTGGGATGGGAGGATCAGCATCATCTCTAAGGAGCTGTCGCATGCCGTGGATCTTATCACTGGTCGTTACCCAGAGCTATTTGAAAGTCCCGTATTGTGA
- a CDS encoding protein transport protein Sec23A, putative — protein MDQYGIPQQMPEEQVFECDPIRWSWGLYPSNRIDAARMVVPLGCVYAPIETPCIELSSEPLRCVCGGIVNPYCSIDFRSKMWGCPLCGKENSFPPHYAYMAGNDLPQELLRGNETVEYVSFADRNPPTFAFVVDTCVDTELELLGLREFVGCAFNKIPEGAFVCLITYGATVQIHELSGVTDYPRSLVFRGSQEATVETLKGVITDAQRFYGTRASLQQTMDSIFQELQQDLWPVRKAHRPLRCTGAALSVASAFLEMVSPNTGSCILAFISGICTEGPGIAVETTREKFIRQHADIRDGTAAAAFWDSSCAFYDKLMQRIVKNGHSLSCFTASLDQTGVAEMKLCIQASGGVILNDESWRKETLRQSLDRFFERREDGSLKMALNVTMDIITSPSWKVMGVIGQCVGTGKKSSSVADSEIGMGGTCQWTACMMDSTTNFAIYFDTMTVPEAQKQPFRYVQFVTKYEIGRETRVRVCTRKHVVQQVTSMPELAASFDQETAAVLLAREALHRADTAPLFDVLRWLDRTIVRLVNRFGNYIKDQPSSLSLPQEFVFFPAFMFHLRRSGYLHVFNSSPDETTILRLMLLKSSVQDSIIQIQPTLYSYRMDAPPQPVSLDSAAIQPDNILLLDTFFEVLVHLGSTIAAWKKAGYAEQEEYANFKEFLQYPVDDAARLVGGRYPTPRFIYVCQDDPDARILRNRINPSRSYGSDGGRGYGGSEEELVYTDDASLSVFIDHLKRLAVSQ, from the coding sequence ATGGACCAATACGGAATACCACAGCAAATGCCGGAAGAGCAGGTGTTTGAGTGTGACCCCATCCGATGGTCGTGGGGTTTGTACCCATCCAACCGAATCGATGCGGCGCGGATGGTGGTCCCACTCGGCTGCGTCTACGCCCCCATCGAGACTCCATGCATCGAACTCTCATCTGAGCCGCTGCGTTGCGTATGTGGTGGAATCGTCAACCCCTACTGCAGCATTGACTTCCGCTCAAAGATGTGGGGATGCCCTCTTTGCGGCAAGGAAAATAGCTTCCCGCCACATTACGCCTATATGGCGGGCAATGATTTGCCGCAAGAGCTGTTGAGAGGCAATGAGACAGTAGAATACGTGAGTTTTGCGGACCGTAACCCGCCCACCTTCGCCTTTGTCGTGGATACGTGTGTAGACACAGAACTGGAGCTTCTTGGATTAAGGGAGTTTGTGGGGTGTGCATTTAACAAGATCCCTGAGGGAGCATTCGTGTGCCTCATCACTTACGGGGCGACTGTGCAAATTCACGAGTTGAGCGGTGTTACAGATTATCCACGCTCGTTGGTGTTTCGGGGATCACAGGAGGCGACTGTAGAAACTCTCAAAGGTGTGATAACTGATGCGCAGAGGTTCTACGGCACCCGTGCCAGCCTGCAGCAGACGATGGACTCCATTTTCCAAGAGTTACAGCAGGACTTGTGGCCCGTACGAAAAGCACATCGTCCGCTCCGCTGCACCGGCGCCGCCCTCTCCGTAGCATCTGCCTTTCTTGAAATGGTGTCACCCAACACCGGCTCTTGCATTCTCGCCTTCATTTCCGGCATATGCACGGAAGGGCCTGGCATAGCCGTAGAAACAACGCGGGAGAAATTTATTCGTCAGCATGCTGATATACGTGACGGCACCGCTGCCGCCGCCTTCTGGGATAGTTCGTGTGCTTTCTACGACAAGTTGATGCAGCGTATTGTGAAAAACGGGCACTCGCTAAGTTGTTTCACTGCATCGCTCGACCAGACGGGTGTGGCGGAGATGAAGTTGTGTATCCAGGCTTCGGGAGGCGTTATTCTGAACGACGAGTCATGGAGGAAGGAAACACTCCGCCAGTCCCTCGATCGTTTCTTTGAGCGTAGGGAAGACGGTTCGTTGAAAATGGCTCTCAACGTTACGATGGACATTATAACTTCCCCTTCGTGGAAAGTTATGGGCGTTATTGGGCAGTGCGTCGGCACGGGTAAGAAGTCGTCCTCGGTGGCTGACTCAGAAATTGGGATGGGGGGCACTTGTCAGTGGACCGCCTGCATGATGGATTCCACAACGAATTTTGCGATTTACTTTGACACAATGACAGTACctgaagcacaaaaacagcCGTTCCGATATGTTCAGTTCGTTACCAAGTATGAAATTGGTCGCGAGACGCGTGTCCGTGTTTGCACGCGAAAGCATGTGGTGCAGCAAGTGACAAGTATGCCGGAGCTGGCAGCGTCATTTGATCAGGAGACGGCCGCTGTCTTATTAGCCCGTGAGGCGTTGCACCGGGCAGATACAGCCCCGTTGTTTGATGTCCTTCGGTGGCTTGACAGGACAATTGTGCGCCTTGTGAACAGATTCGGTAACTACATCAAGGATCAGCCTTCCTCATTGAGTCTTCCACAAGAGTTTGTGTTCTTTCCTGCGTTTATGTTTCATCTCCGCCGGTCCGGATATCTGCACGTTTTCAACTCGAGTCCTGATGAAACCACCATACTGCGTCTTATGCTGCTAAAGTCATCCGTGCAAGATTCAATCATCCAAATTCAACCGACTTTGTACAGCTACCGTATGGATGCCCCACCTCAGCCCGTTTCACTGGATAGTGCTGCGATTCAACCGGATAACATACTTCTTCTTGATACCTTCTTTGAAGTTCTTGTCCACTTGGGCTCCACAATTGCCGCGTGGAAGAAAGCAGGGTATGCTGAGCAGGAAGAATATGCGAACTTCAAAGAGTTCCTGCAGTATCCTGTTGATGACGCAGCGAGGCTTGTAGGAGGTAGGTATCCGACACCGCGATTTATTTACGTGTGCCAAGATGACCCTGATGCACGTATTCTTCGCAATAGAATTAATCCGAGCCGTTCTTACGGTAGCGACGGGGGCCGGGGTTACGGCGGTAGTGAGGAGGAATTGGTGTACACGGATGATGCATCTCTAAGTGTGTTTATTGATCACCTAAAGAGGCTCGCAGTTTCCCAGTAG
- a CDS encoding ABC transporter, putative, whose protein sequence is MRCFRKKVRDEEEFTLTSSVSEELQGDICNDGKPYGNADPQEQVPETGDITQFFGSFVQPNASMVGNSFCTTPFPVPVSWHNLTYSLQGRVILHNLTGTALPSRCLAIMGASGAGKSTFLHALSDHLATSKDRKLEGKIQLGDVEYRHQYRKVMGFVGQDDVLSNISTPKRSLRFSVRVRRNPDPETTKQQVSDVMDELGLQHCRDTTVGTPGLVAGLSGGERKRCSMGVDLICDPKILLLDEPTSGLDHVTSAKVVQLLNTIARKGRTVIYTIHQPSAGVLNHFDDLMLLVRGRCVYHGTMEDSVAYFESIGYVCPETYTPTDFYMTLMQDSVQAKVLIKQWKRHVKRKRTLHTRVVELNHQPWTSDTAKFLHGYIQRFKGSAVSQFSELVRRDFTELIRNRTFIITSLFQSLIFSLVAGLIFFGVSSDMTGIQDREGVLFMVVINRAMGQTYTMMHRFYDFKALYIREQQVGSYPPLLYLLSKTIVETPYRLLFCLVECAVVYWMVGLYASAGAFFTFYAAIALLSEVAASLGFLLSATCSTSVGATGFAPIVLLPLTLVGGLYATTDRMRPYWYFLEKLSFFRHAYILVLRNEMKHIDEIECDEKTNASGLCGYIPANGKEVLELNGLEDGQSENWIMWLCLVLFYVLLRTGILGALYKAARHKL, encoded by the coding sequence atgcgTTGCTTTCGAAAAAAGGTGCGTGATGAAGAAGAATTCACCCTAACCAGCAGCGTGAGTGAGGAACTCCAGGGAGACATTTGCAACGATGGCAAACCGTACGGAAATGCCGACCCGCAAGAGCAAGTGCCGGAGACAGGTGACATAACTCAGTTCTTTGGATCGTTCGTACAACCCAACGCTTCGATGGTGGGCAACAGTTTCTGCACAACACCATTTCCCGTCCCGGTTTCATGGCATAATCTAACCTACTCGCTGCAGGGTAGGGTAATCCTTCACAATCTCACCGGCACCGCGCTCCCGTCGCGTTGCCTTGCTATTATGGGTGCCAGCGGTGCGGGGAAGTCAACGTTCCTCCACGCGTTGTCCGACCATCTTGCAACCTCCAAGGACCGTAAGCTTGAGGGGAAAATTCAGCTTGGGGATGTGGAGTACAGGCATCAGTACCGCAAGGTGATGGGTTTTGTGGGTCAAGATGATGTGCTTTCAAACATCTCAACGCCGAAACGGTCCCTCCGCTTTTCTGTCCGCGTGAGGCGTAACCCAGATCCAGAAACCACCAAACAACAAGTGTCAGACGTAATGGACGAGCTTGGTCTTCAGCATTGCCGCGATACGACTGTCGGGACACCAGGTCTTGTGGCTGGCCTTTCTGGGGGCGAACGCAAACGTTGTAGCATGGGAGTGGACCTTATTTGTGACCCGAAAATCCTGCTTCTGGACGAACCCACTTCCGGGTTGGATCATGTCACGTCAGCGAAGGTAGTGCAACTTCTAAACACTATTGCCCGCAAAGGGCGCACAGTGATATACACCATTCATCAGCCCTCCGCAGGAGTGCTCAACCACTTTGATGATCTGATGCTGCTCGTCCGTGGACGGTGCGTGTACCACGGGACTATGGAAGATTCAGTGGCATACTTCGAATCGATTGGTTACGTCTGTCCTGAGACATATACCCCAACCGACTTTTATATGACACTAATGCAGGACTCAGTGCAGGCGAAGGTTCTCATCAAACAGTGGAAAAGGCAcgtaaaaaggaagagaacgCTCCACACGAGGGTTGTAGAGCTGAATCATCAGCCATGGACATCGGACACAGCCAAGTTTCTCCACGGGTATATTCAACGGTTCAAGGGAAGTGCTGTGAGCCAGTTTTCGGAGCTTGTTCGCCGTGACTTCACGGAACTCATACGTAATCGCACTTTCATTATCACATCTCTTTTCCAATCATTAATCTTCTCATTGGTGGCTGGCCTTATTTTCTTCGGTGTCAGTTCAGATATGACGGGGATTCAGGACCGTGAAGGCGTTCTTTTTATGGTTGTTATAAACCGTGCGATGGGACAAACCTATACGATGATGCACCGCTTTTATGACTTCAAGGCGTTATATATACGTGAACAGCAAGTTGGCTCATACCCGCCACTCCTCTACTTGCTGTCCAAGACGATCGTGGAAACTCCCTATCGgttattgttttgtcttgTCGAATGCGCAGTTGTTTATTGGATGGTGGGCCTCTATGCAAGCGCGGgcgccttcttcactttctatGCCGCCATTGCGCTCCTCAGCGAGGTTGCGGCCAGTTTGGGATTTTTACTTAGTGCGACCTGCAGTACTTCCGTCGGCGCTACGGGCTTTGCCCCTATCGTATTGTTGCCGCTTACTCTCGTTGGAGGACTGTACGCCACCACCGATCGCATGCGCCCTTACTGGTACTTCTTGGAGAAGCTCTCCTTCTTTCGACATGCTTATATTCTTGTTCTTCGCAATGAAATGAAGCACATTGACGAGATTGAGTGTGACGAGAAGACTAATGCCTCCGGTCTTTGCGGATACATCCCAGCGAACGGAAAAGAGGTTCTGGAACTGAATGGGCTGGAGGATGGGCAGTCTGAAAACTGGATCATGTGGTTGTGCTTGGTGCTCTTCTATGTTCTGCTGCGCACTGGAATATTGGGTGCGTTGTACAAGGCGGCGCGACACAAACTATAA